A genome region from Haliotis asinina isolate JCU_RB_2024 chromosome 11, JCU_Hal_asi_v2, whole genome shotgun sequence includes the following:
- the LOC137256073 gene encoding F-box/LRR-repeat protein 18-like: MAAPMESQLDRLSEDIIVHILRYLPSIDLCNTSKVDRKFNRLCHDRCLVRQTSFQSCYRLTDDLLVNYLRTASLHIETLNLNYCYWITGRVLESGVGCCKNVRNLQLIQCNMTVKRLCRIMEGVKKLKTLAFTLQDIRDFHTELGTSPDAQLTVAGLRVICLHFRHQLEFSHNISMHFLSQPSFFEYCRDLEELHVLGSPSSSRGMPRYLLQPQIHNKENLKNLRVLCLNDAIDPAARMFFFGTLFEVCKLSLSFETLLQPTSNLQQLQDKSHFVKCLQKIDTLKYLDLSRAVFDLPNTVFQLDRAKNLQYLNLADNSKIQSPSLKVIAESCPHLVSINLQNCHNILQVKRDNQMEADVCGLQMLLVTCCKLRHINLSGIHVHDKDNPQACLWQMLSLNTEWKSMSLSLCCLTHTLDTDQEEKPVNKRLLDQYTVSFAKKRRIGLQSVMQEPSTSSYPTPAELQVPSSGLSRLVSQCPHIEEMEVIGAGFRSAFNKYFGVLPGTFSYRACMMAAKVKDCDLLCIGKWTNLKYLQLTGIPGIHQGQCLVAIAKGCIHLERLYIAHLGMSGHCQYIRSLCEAFNHFQKLRDLRLEQPYLKLDSVFFSSCSNCSTFERLCILSKNATFIDAAAVNKFVDKLQSLVSLQLFTCATLTSCKHLQTSLMRRFEKSRPALSVCIHPLVHDELSELTTHIPVKHLEELTVLGSGVCLKPPRWPW; the protein is encoded by the exons ACAAACATCCTTTCAAAGCTGTTACCGATTGACTGATGACCTCCTTGTCAACTACCTGCGAACTGCATCCCTGCATATAGAGACTCTCAACCTCAACTACTGCTACTGGATCACAGGGCGTGTTCTGGAGTCAGGAGTAGGTTGTTGTAAGAATGTCCGCAACCTTCAGCTGATACAATGCAACATGACGGTGAAGAGACTGTGTCGCATCATGGAAGGTGTCAAGAAACTGAAGACACTGGCATTCACACTACAGGACATTCGGGACTTTCATACAGAACTCGGGACAAGTCCGGATGCCCAGCTGACTGTTGCTGGATTGCGAGTTATCTGTTTGCACTTCAGACACCAGTTAGAGTTTTCTCACAACATCTCAATGCATTTCTTGTCACAACCGTCTTTCTTCGAATACTGTCGGGATCTGGAGGAGCTCCATGTGCTGGGATCTCCAAGCAGTTCCCGTGGGATGCCCAGATACCTGCTCCAGCCTCAGATTCACAATAAGGAAAATTTGAAGAATCTACGAGTTTTGTGTCTTAACGATGCCATCGATCCTGCCGCAAGAATGTTCTTCTTTGGAACTTTATTTGAAGTGTGTAAGCTGAGTTTGTCATTTGAAACCCTTCTTCAGCCAACGTCCAACCTGCAGCAGCTGCAAGATAAATCACACTTTGTCAAGTGTCTCCAGAAGATAGACACTTTAAAATACCTTGACCTTTCAAGGGCTGTGTTTGACCTGCCCAACACCGTCTTTCAGCTTGACCGTGCCAAGAATTTACAGTATTTAAATCTGGCAGACAACAGTAAAATCCAGAGCCCCAGTCTGAAGGTGATCGCAGAGAGTTGCCCACATCTAGTCAGCATCAACCTACAGAACTGCCATAATATACTTCAAGTAAAG AGAGACAATCAAATGGAGGCAGATGTCTGTGGTCTGCAGATGCTCCTGGTCACATGTTGCAAGCTCCGCCACATCAACCTGTCTGGGATACATGTCCATGATAAGGACAACCCACAGGCATGTCTGTGGCAGATGCTGTCCTTAAACACAG AGTGGAAAAGCATGAGTCTCTCACTCTGTTGCTTGACCCACACCCTGGACACAGACCAAGAGGAAAAGCCCGTCAATAAACGCTTGCTTGACCAGTACACAGTTAGTTTTGCCAAGAAGAGGAGGATCGGTCTGCAGTCTGTAATGCAG GAGCCTTCCACTTCATCATACCCAACACCTGCAGAGCTTCAAGTGCCATCTAGTGGTCTCTCCCGCCTGGTCTCTCAGTGTCCACATATTGAGGAAATGGAAGTGATTGGTGCTGGATTTCGGTCAGCTTTCAACAAATACTTCGGAGTTCTGCCAGGAACTTTCAGCTACAGAGCATG TATGATGGCAGCAAAGGTGAAGGACTGCGACCTGCTGTGTATTGGGAAGTGGACAAATCTGAAGTACCTGCAGCTGACGGGGATACCAG GTATTCACCAGGGTCAGTGTCTGGTTGCTATAGCAAAGGGTTGCATCCACCTTGAGAGGCTGTACATAGCTCACTTGGGCATGTCGGGTCACTGTCAGTACATCCGCTCACTCTGTGAAGCCTTCAACCACTTCCAGAAACTCAGGGACCTGAG ACTTGAGCAGCCATACCTAAAGCTGGATAGCGTCTTCTTCTCATCCTGCTCCAACTGCTCCACGTTTGAGAGACTTTGTATTCTGTCCAAAAATGCTACCTTCATAGATGCTGCTGCAGTCAACAAATTTGTTGACAAG CTGCAGTCCCTGGTGTCGTTACAGCTATTTACATGTGCAACTCTCACCAGCTGTAAACACCTGCAGACTTCATTGATGCGCAg ATTTGAAAAGTCCAGACCAGCTTTATCAGTGTGCATACACCCCTTGGTTCATGATGAACTGTCCGAGCTGACTACCCATATCCCTGTGAAACATCTGGAAGAGCTCACTGTGCTAGGATCAGGGGTGTGTCTTAAACCTCCACGGTGGCCATGGTAA